A region from the Halosolutus gelatinilyticus genome encodes:
- a CDS encoding YbaK/EbsC family protein, which yields MHPRAATFAERARECYGFDPAVEEFPEGTKTAADAAAAVGCDVAQIASSLAFDVDGTLVVSVTSGANRVSEAALAEAFDARADAVSMADADRIKETLGWSIGGVPPFCHDESVPIVMDETLLGHETVWAAAGTPEAVFPIVPDELRRYANARPAPVTE from the coding sequence ATGCATCCGCGCGCAGCCACTTTCGCCGAGCGAGCACGGGAGTGCTACGGGTTCGACCCCGCCGTCGAGGAGTTTCCCGAAGGAACGAAGACCGCGGCCGACGCCGCCGCGGCGGTCGGCTGTGACGTCGCCCAGATCGCCAGTTCGCTGGCGTTCGACGTCGACGGGACCCTCGTCGTCTCGGTCACGAGCGGGGCGAACCGCGTGAGCGAAGCCGCGCTCGCCGAGGCGTTCGACGCCCGGGCCGACGCGGTCTCGATGGCCGACGCCGATCGGATCAAGGAGACGCTGGGATGGTCGATCGGGGGCGTCCCGCCCTTCTGTCACGACGAGTCGGTTCCGATCGTGATGGACGAGACCCTCCTCGGCCACGAGACCGTCTGGGCGGCCGCCGGGACGCCGGAAGCCGTCTTCCCGATCGTCCCAGACGAACTTCGGCGGTACGCCAACGCGCGTCCGGCGCCGGTCACCGAGTGA
- a CDS encoding metal ABC transporter permease, producing MTSTAALSGSTRYRLELAGVALTGLLAVAMAALLVVDWLRAYPLVAPVYEQLRLAGWLLDDVLGTNVFYHPFMWRSFATGVFVGVVAPLVGTYLVHREMALIGETLAHTAFAGVAIGLLFSATTSWSGSLLLVALVVGVLGALGVQWLAERTDTYGDVPIAIMLTGSFAVGTLIISYGRGLTGISIDNFLFGNLSIVTPSGARMMAVLSLIVVVAVLATYKQLLFITFDEQAARVARLNVTWYNTLLVVMTAIVVVGAMQILGVILVAAMLVVPVAAATQVSNSFRETLYLSILFGQLSIVGGFAFSISQSLPAGGSIVVVAIAIYLLAVLASGRSATALSMH from the coding sequence ATGACTTCGACGGCCGCACTCTCCGGATCCACGAGATACCGACTCGAACTCGCCGGCGTCGCGCTCACTGGGCTGCTGGCAGTCGCGATGGCCGCGCTGCTCGTCGTCGACTGGCTGCGGGCGTACCCGCTCGTCGCGCCGGTCTACGAGCAGCTCCGGTTAGCCGGCTGGCTGCTCGACGACGTCCTCGGGACGAACGTCTTCTACCACCCGTTCATGTGGCGATCGTTCGCGACCGGCGTCTTCGTCGGCGTCGTCGCCCCGCTGGTCGGCACCTACCTCGTCCACCGCGAGATGGCGTTGATCGGCGAGACGCTCGCCCACACGGCGTTCGCCGGCGTCGCGATCGGCCTCCTGTTCAGCGCGACGACCAGCTGGAGCGGGTCGCTATTGCTCGTTGCTCTCGTCGTCGGCGTCCTCGGCGCGCTCGGCGTCCAGTGGCTGGCCGAACGAACTGACACCTACGGCGACGTCCCGATCGCGATCATGCTCACCGGGAGCTTCGCCGTGGGCACGCTCATCATCAGCTACGGCCGGGGCCTGACGGGGATCAGCATCGACAACTTCCTGTTCGGGAACCTCTCGATCGTCACCCCCTCCGGCGCCCGGATGATGGCCGTTCTCAGCCTCATCGTCGTCGTCGCGGTGCTGGCAACCTACAAGCAACTGCTCTTCATCACGTTCGACGAGCAGGCCGCCCGCGTCGCCCGACTCAACGTGACGTGGTACAACACCCTCCTGGTCGTGATGACGGCCATCGTCGTCGTCGGCGCGATGCAGATCCTCGGCGTCATCCTCGTCGCCGCAATGCTCGTCGTGCCCGTCGCGGCCGCGACGCAGGTCTCGAACAGCTTCCGCGAGACGCTGTACCTCTCGATCCTGTTCGGCCAGCTCTCGATCGTCGGCGGCTTCGCGTTCTCGATCTCACAGAGCCTCCCCGCCGGCGGCTCGATCGTCGTCGTCGCGATCGCGATCTACCTGCTCGCCGTCCTCGCATCCGGCCGATCGGCGACGGCGCTGTCGATGCACTGA
- a CDS encoding metal ABC transporter solute-binding protein, Zn/Mn family has product MKLTRRSVLQGSAGALAAGSLAGCLDDVASGADGVETGYAAFFSLWDWTREVAGDEADFENPVPIGEMGHGWEPEGDLVRDIASNDAFVYLDTPEFSWAQDAAETLEADYDTVAVIDVLAGLEGELLAWNHDGAGERDEHGEGGHGDHNHEHDEGGEHDHGNIDPHVWVDPVLAQDLVTNIADGLADADSDAADAFADNAATYNDRLAGIDEEFSTLIDDADRDVGVLAGHNSYQYLQVRYGFELHSPIGVSPQDEPSHDEISGTIELIEQEGIDTILYDRFAAPGEGDLPPLAATLVEDSAATDAVPVTPIEGTLRKWADQGWGYVEQMQEINLPAFRDALGAQ; this is encoded by the coding sequence ATGAAGCTGACACGACGATCGGTGCTACAGGGCAGTGCGGGGGCGCTCGCGGCGGGCAGCCTCGCGGGCTGTCTCGACGACGTTGCGAGCGGGGCGGACGGCGTCGAGACCGGGTACGCCGCCTTCTTCTCGCTGTGGGACTGGACCCGGGAGGTGGCCGGGGACGAAGCCGACTTCGAGAACCCGGTTCCGATCGGCGAGATGGGCCACGGCTGGGAACCCGAGGGGGACCTCGTTCGAGATATCGCCTCGAACGACGCGTTCGTCTATCTCGATACGCCCGAGTTCTCCTGGGCGCAGGACGCGGCGGAGACGCTCGAGGCCGACTACGATACCGTCGCCGTGATCGACGTTCTCGCGGGGCTCGAGGGCGAACTGCTCGCCTGGAATCACGACGGCGCGGGCGAGCGCGACGAGCACGGGGAAGGCGGCCATGGCGATCACAATCACGAGCACGACGAGGGGGGCGAACACGATCACGGGAACATCGATCCGCACGTCTGGGTCGATCCGGTGCTCGCACAGGACCTCGTGACCAATATCGCCGACGGTCTCGCCGACGCCGATTCGGACGCCGCCGACGCGTTTGCGGACAACGCCGCTACCTACAACGATCGACTCGCCGGGATCGACGAGGAGTTCAGCACGCTGATCGACGACGCCGATCGCGACGTGGGCGTCCTCGCGGGCCACAACTCCTACCAGTACCTCCAGGTCCGCTACGGGTTCGAACTTCACTCGCCGATCGGCGTCTCGCCCCAGGACGAGCCGAGCCACGACGAGATCTCCGGCACGATCGAGCTCATCGAGCAGGAGGGGATCGACACGATCCTCTACGATCGGTTCGCGGCGCCCGGCGAGGGCGATCTGCCGCCGCTCGCGGCGACGCTCGTCGAGGACAGCGCGGCGACCGACGCCGTCCCGGTCACGCCGATCGAGGGGACGCTCCGGAAGTGGGCCGACCAGGGGTGGGGATACGTCGAGCAAATGCAAGAGATAAATCTCCCCGCGTTCAGAGACGCACTTGGAGCACAGTGA
- a CDS encoding acetate--CoA ligase family protein, with the protein MGRLSELFDPETVGVVGATDREGAVGRAIVENLRDEFAGTVVPINPNREVVLGLECYPDVTSAPAIDLAVVVVPPDAVIETLREIGEAGTRHVVVITAGFSETGGEGADRERRLREVAEEYDLAVVGPNSLGVMATDVGMNATFGPESALDGSISFMSQSGAFITAVLDWANEQGIGFQDVVSLGNKTVLDETDFVREWGDDPDTDVIIGYLEGIDDGGEFVRTAREVANDTPIVLVKSGRTDAGAQAASSHTGAIAGSERAYEAGLEQAGVIRARSVQELFDYARALSGLPEPETDGVAVVTNAGGPGVLTTDAVGDSTLKMAEFTDETIDALTEAMPEEANVYNPIDAIGDADVDRFGEALDLALADPNVGSAVVVSAPTAVLEYDVLAETIVEKRDDHDKPVVTCLMGGTRARAAEEALREVGVPNYFDPARAVAGLDALARYRTVRERTADAPTEFDVDRERARGILERAAERGTNRLGVESMALLDAYGIPTPEGEIVDDPDRAREVAKAIDGEVVMKIVSPDITHKSDIGGVKVGVEDENVYDAYEDLVSRARNYQPDATILGVQVQEMLDLDASTETIVGMNRDPQFGPLLLFGLGGIFVEILEDTSVRVAPIGETEAREMVDEIQAAPLLRGARGRDPADVDAVVETLQRLSQLVTDFPAILELDVNPLVAGPDGVRAIDLRLTLDTEEL; encoded by the coding sequence ATGGGACGGTTATCCGAACTATTCGACCCCGAGACCGTCGGCGTGGTCGGCGCGACCGACCGCGAGGGGGCCGTCGGTCGGGCGATCGTCGAGAACCTGCGCGATGAGTTCGCAGGGACGGTCGTCCCGATCAACCCAAACCGGGAGGTGGTCCTCGGGCTCGAGTGCTATCCGGACGTGACGAGCGCGCCGGCGATCGACCTCGCGGTGGTCGTCGTCCCGCCCGACGCCGTGATCGAGACACTCCGCGAGATCGGCGAGGCGGGGACGCGACACGTCGTCGTGATCACCGCGGGGTTCTCCGAGACGGGCGGCGAGGGAGCGGACCGCGAGCGCCGGCTCCGCGAGGTCGCCGAGGAGTACGATCTCGCGGTCGTCGGGCCTAACAGCCTGGGCGTGATGGCGACCGACGTCGGCATGAACGCGACGTTCGGTCCCGAGAGCGCGCTCGACGGCTCGATCTCCTTTATGAGCCAGTCGGGGGCGTTCATCACCGCGGTCTTAGACTGGGCCAACGAGCAGGGGATCGGCTTTCAGGACGTCGTCTCGCTGGGCAACAAGACCGTACTCGACGAGACGGACTTCGTCCGCGAGTGGGGTGACGACCCCGACACGGACGTCATCATCGGCTACCTGGAGGGGATCGACGACGGCGGTGAGTTCGTTCGGACGGCCCGCGAGGTCGCCAACGACACGCCGATCGTCCTCGTCAAATCCGGCCGGACGGACGCGGGCGCGCAGGCCGCGTCGTCGCACACGGGCGCGATCGCCGGCAGCGAGCGGGCCTACGAGGCCGGCCTCGAACAGGCCGGCGTCATCCGCGCTCGATCGGTCCAGGAGCTGTTCGACTACGCGCGCGCGCTGTCGGGACTTCCCGAACCCGAGACCGACGGCGTCGCGGTCGTCACGAACGCGGGCGGTCCCGGCGTGCTGACGACCGACGCGGTCGGCGACTCGACCCTGAAGATGGCCGAGTTCACCGACGAAACGATCGACGCGCTGACCGAGGCGATGCCCGAGGAGGCCAACGTCTACAACCCGATCGACGCGATCGGCGACGCCGACGTCGATCGGTTCGGCGAGGCCCTCGATCTCGCGCTGGCCGATCCGAACGTGGGCAGCGCCGTCGTCGTCAGCGCGCCGACCGCGGTGCTCGAGTACGACGTTCTGGCCGAGACGATCGTCGAGAAGCGCGACGACCACGACAAACCCGTCGTCACCTGCCTGATGGGCGGCACACGCGCCCGCGCCGCCGAGGAAGCGCTCCGGGAGGTCGGCGTCCCGAACTACTTTGACCCCGCGCGCGCTGTGGCCGGCCTGGACGCGCTCGCTCGCTATCGAACCGTCCGCGAGCGAACGGCCGACGCCCCCACCGAGTTCGACGTCGATCGGGAGCGAGCCCGCGGGATCTTAGAGCGCGCGGCCGAGCGAGGTACCAATCGACTCGGCGTCGAATCGATGGCGCTGCTCGACGCCTACGGCATCCCGACGCCCGAGGGCGAGATCGTCGACGATCCCGATCGCGCCCGCGAGGTCGCGAAAGCGATCGACGGCGAGGTGGTGATGAAGATCGTCAGCCCCGACATCACCCACAAGTCCGACATCGGGGGCGTGAAGGTCGGCGTCGAGGACGAAAACGTGTACGACGCCTACGAGGATCTCGTCTCCCGGGCGCGCAACTACCAGCCCGACGCGACGATCCTGGGGGTACAGGTCCAGGAGATGCTGGATCTCGACGCCTCGACTGAAACCATCGTCGGGATGAACCGCGACCCGCAGTTCGGGCCGCTGTTGCTGTTCGGCCTCGGCGGTATCTTCGTCGAGATCTTGGAGGATACGTCGGTTCGAGTGGCCCCGATCGGCGAGACCGAGGCCCGAGAGATGGTCGACGAGATCCAGGCCGCGCCGCTGCTGCGCGGCGCCCGGGGCCGGGATCCGGCGGACGTCGACGCGGTCGTCGAGACGCTCCAGCGGCTCTCGCAACTGGTGACGGACTTCCCGGCGATCCTCGAACTCGACGTCAACCCGCTCGTCGCGGGGCCGGATGGCGTACGGGCGATCGACCTCAGACTCACCCTTGATACGGAGGAACTATGA
- a CDS encoding PRC-barrel domain-containing protein, with translation MDDTPQEITSLVGREVYSNNGIFVGEVEDLQLNVDGQAVTGLALGNLNSELFADEARGGQGVIVPYRWVRAVGDVILINDVVERVREPDEEENELVA, from the coding sequence ATGGACGACACTCCTCAAGAGATAACCTCCCTCGTCGGTCGCGAAGTGTACTCCAACAACGGCATTTTCGTCGGCGAAGTCGAAGACCTCCAGTTGAACGTCGACGGTCAAGCGGTGACCGGGCTCGCGCTCGGCAACCTCAACAGCGAACTGTTCGCGGACGAGGCGCGAGGCGGACAGGGCGTCATCGTTCCCTACCGCTGGGTCCGCGCCGTCGGCGACGTCATCCTGATCAACGACGTCGTCGAACGCGTTCGCGAACCGGACGAGGAAGAGAACGAACTCGTCGCCTAG
- a CDS encoding DHH family phosphoesterase has protein sequence MSTGVTISSISDYAILGCGSVGYAVAEELVEQGKDVLIIDRDESRVESLRDQDLDARTADIVEAEAADLVADRDVVLILASDVEANKHAVENIRELNDGQFVVVRASDPVSGDELEALGADIVINPSSVIAESALRALESGELEYNAGKLAALLEQTGTRLAIVTQDSPDPDSIASAAALQAIADHLGIESDIIYLGDVGHQENRAFVNLLGIDLVQWDEVGDRSIYDTVALVDHATSAESEMDLPVDIVIDHHEPEREYEPEFVDIRPNMSSTSTIMTKYIQEFDMNVSEEVATALLYGIRAETLDFKRDTTPADLTAAAYLYPFANHDTLEQVESPSMSPETLDVLAEAIANRDVQGSHLVSNAGFVRDREALTQAASHLLNLEGVTTTAVFGIADETIFLAGRSKDIRINIGKVLDDAYGEIGETAGHSTQASAEIPLGIFTGIEISEDTRDTLLELTEEAVKRTLFDAMGVEGSEGSNGS, from the coding sequence ATGAGCACGGGGGTTACCATCTCGTCGATCTCTGATTACGCTATTCTGGGCTGCGGGAGCGTCGGCTACGCCGTCGCGGAGGAGCTCGTCGAGCAGGGGAAGGACGTCCTGATCATCGATCGGGACGAGAGCCGCGTCGAATCGCTCCGTGATCAGGACTTAGACGCGCGCACTGCCGACATCGTGGAAGCCGAGGCCGCTGACCTCGTCGCCGATCGGGACGTCGTGTTGATCCTCGCGTCCGACGTGGAAGCGAACAAACACGCCGTCGAGAACATCCGCGAACTCAACGACGGCCAGTTCGTCGTCGTGCGCGCAAGTGATCCCGTTTCGGGCGATGAACTCGAAGCGCTCGGCGCCGACATCGTCATCAACCCGTCCTCGGTCATCGCCGAGTCCGCGCTCCGGGCGCTGGAATCCGGCGAACTCGAGTACAACGCCGGGAAACTCGCCGCGTTGCTCGAACAGACGGGGACGCGACTGGCGATCGTCACCCAGGACAGCCCGGACCCGGACTCGATCGCCAGCGCGGCGGCGCTGCAGGCGATCGCCGACCACCTCGGCATCGAGTCGGACATCATCTACCTCGGCGACGTCGGCCACCAGGAGAACCGCGCGTTCGTCAACCTGCTCGGAATCGATCTGGTCCAGTGGGACGAGGTCGGAGATCGATCGATCTACGACACCGTCGCGCTCGTCGATCACGCGACCTCCGCGGAGTCGGAGATGGACCTCCCGGTCGACATCGTCATCGACCACCACGAACCCGAGCGCGAGTACGAACCCGAGTTCGTCGACATCCGGCCGAACATGTCCTCGACGTCGACGATCATGACGAAGTACATCCAGGAGTTCGACATGAACGTCTCCGAGGAGGTCGCCACCGCGCTCCTGTACGGTATCCGCGCGGAGACGCTGGATTTCAAACGCGACACCACCCCCGCCGACCTCACCGCGGCCGCGTACCTCTACCCGTTCGCGAACCACGACACGCTCGAACAGGTCGAGTCGCCGTCGATGTCCCCCGAAACCTTAGACGTCCTCGCCGAGGCGATCGCCAACCGGGACGTCCAGGGGAGCCACCTCGTCTCCAACGCCGGCTTCGTCCGCGATCGCGAGGCGCTCACGCAGGCCGCGAGTCACCTGCTCAACCTCGAAGGCGTGACGACGACCGCCGTCTTCGGCATCGCCGACGAGACGATCTTCCTCGCGGGTCGGTCGAAGGACATCCGGATCAACATCGGCAAGGTGCTCGACGACGCCTACGGCGAGATCGGCGAGACGGCGGGCCACTCGACGCAGGCCAGCGCGGAGATTCCGTTGGGGATCTTCACCGGCATCGAGATCTCGGAGGACACGCGGGACACGCTCCTCGAGTTGACCGAGGAGGCGGTCAAACGAACGCTGTTCGACGCGATGGGTGTCGAAGGGAGCGAAGGATCGAACGGCAGCTAG
- a CDS encoding phosphotransacetylase family protein has protein sequence MTDADTTHDTHDTHDSTSDASDGVETVLVGSLEESTGKTAVTLALAGLAASEGDSVGYMKPKGTRLQSNVGKTLDEDPMLARELLDLDAELHDLEPIVYSPTFIEQAIRGREDRDELRDRVREAFESLADGRDRMFLEGGGDYEVGGIVDLTDADIAELLDARVALVAPYEVPGDIDAVLAAADAFGDRLDGVLFNDVPDAAYDRLETDVVPFLEDRDVTVFGVLPSERQLSGVTVAELADELGATRLVDDGDDVYVERFTVGAMGADSALRHFRRTKDAAVITGGDRAEIHTAALEAPGVKCLILTGGHRPSGAVLGQAAEKDVPVLAVRTDTLTTVERAEDVVRSGRTRNAATVDRMQTLLTDHADVDAILR, from the coding sequence ATGACCGACGCAGATACGACCCACGACACCCACGACACCCACGACAGTACGAGCGACGCGAGCGACGGCGTCGAGACCGTCCTCGTCGGTTCGCTCGAGGAGAGCACGGGCAAGACGGCCGTCACGCTGGCGCTGGCCGGACTCGCCGCGAGCGAGGGTGACAGCGTGGGCTACATGAAACCGAAGGGGACCCGGCTGCAGAGCAACGTCGGCAAGACGCTGGACGAGGATCCGATGCTCGCGCGCGAACTGCTCGACCTCGACGCCGAACTCCACGACCTCGAACCGATCGTCTACTCGCCGACGTTCATCGAGCAGGCGATCCGCGGCCGCGAGGATCGCGACGAACTCCGCGATCGCGTCCGCGAAGCGTTCGAGTCGCTCGCCGACGGCCGCGATCGGATGTTCCTCGAGGGCGGCGGCGATTACGAGGTGGGCGGCATCGTCGACCTCACCGACGCGGACATCGCGGAGCTGCTCGACGCGCGCGTGGCACTCGTCGCTCCCTACGAGGTTCCCGGAGATATCGACGCCGTCCTCGCCGCGGCCGACGCCTTCGGCGATCGACTCGACGGTGTCCTCTTCAACGACGTCCCCGACGCGGCCTACGATCGACTCGAGACCGATGTCGTTCCGTTCCTCGAAGACCGGGACGTCACCGTCTTCGGCGTGCTGCCGAGCGAACGACAGCTGTCCGGCGTAACCGTGGCCGAGCTCGCGGACGAACTCGGCGCAACGCGACTCGTCGATGACGGGGACGACGTCTACGTCGAACGGTTCACCGTCGGGGCGATGGGGGCCGACAGCGCGCTGCGTCACTTCCGACGGACGAAAGACGCCGCGGTCATCACCGGCGGCGACCGCGCGGAGATCCACACGGCCGCCCTCGAAGCGCCCGGCGTCAAGTGTCTCATCCTGACCGGCGGCCACCGCCCGTCGGGCGCGGTCCTCGGTCAGGCGGCCGAGAAGGACGTTCCCGTCCTGGCCGTCCGGACGGATACGCTCACGACCGTCGAACGGGCCGAAGACGTCGTCCGGAGCGGGCGAACGCGGAATGCGGCGACGGTCGATCGCATGCAGACGCTGTTGACCGACCACGCCGACGTCGACGCGATCCTTCGGTAA
- a CDS encoding helix-turn-helix transcriptional regulator, with translation MGGEAVEPTVLGVLLRRAPVLRGLAAKSATPATLTERLEASRSTVDRGLSELEAAGLIERIDGQYRTTIAGTLALAEFDRLADRIDDFAAAGALLGALPADASIDPRLLAGADLLFAGREIDREAVDHAVLEADTGEPVAALEALLETRSEAHHRAFVPCLDSHLVGAYTRAIRDGVSVEVALPGDAIGELLTGFRRPTADALESGRLALYETARSLPYALLIVENGEASDRSRSDRSPGDRASESLVVLVVCEGGEPLGLLANDGPAALEWARTKFASVRANARPLTLADNR, from the coding sequence ATGGGTGGGGAAGCGGTCGAACCGACGGTGCTCGGCGTCTTGCTTCGACGAGCGCCGGTACTGCGAGGCCTCGCAGCGAAATCCGCGACCCCCGCGACCCTCACCGAGCGGCTCGAGGCGTCTCGATCGACGGTCGACAGGGGGCTCTCGGAACTCGAAGCCGCCGGACTCATCGAGCGAATCGACGGGCAGTATCGGACGACGATCGCCGGCACGCTCGCGCTCGCGGAGTTCGATCGGCTCGCCGACCGGATCGACGATTTCGCCGCCGCGGGTGCGCTCCTCGGAGCGCTTCCGGCCGACGCGTCGATCGATCCGCGACTCCTCGCCGGTGCGGACCTCCTGTTCGCCGGTCGGGAGATCGATCGAGAGGCCGTCGATCACGCGGTTCTCGAGGCCGACACCGGCGAGCCGGTCGCGGCTCTCGAGGCGCTCCTCGAGACGCGATCCGAGGCGCACCACCGCGCGTTCGTTCCGTGTCTCGACTCGCACCTCGTGGGCGCGTACACCCGCGCGATCCGCGACGGCGTTTCCGTCGAGGTCGCGCTCCCCGGCGATGCGATCGGCGAGTTGCTCACCGGGTTCCGGCGGCCGACCGCCGACGCGCTCGAGTCCGGACGGCTCGCGCTGTACGAGACGGCTCGATCGTTGCCCTACGCCCTCCTGATCGTCGAAAACGGCGAGGCGAGCGATCGCTCGCGATCCGATCGTTCACCCGGCGATCGGGCGTCCGAATCGCTCGTCGTCCTCGTCGTCTGCGAGGGCGGCGAGCCGCTGGGGCTGCTGGCCAACGACGGTCCCGCGGCGCTGGAGTGGGCGCGGACGAAGTTCGCGTCGGTCCGCGCGAACGCGCGGCCGCTCACCCTCGCGGACAACCGGTGA
- a CDS encoding ester cyclase, with amino-acid sequence MSDTSLSPQEEEHERIARRIPETVFGDGDLDLLDELYAEDAVDHNAFGDQQGREAIRESYEAFLRAFPDVSQTVEDVVVDGDRVAMFITSRGTHEGDLWGIEPTGTEIEVQQMAFTRIEDGQIAERWFLPDNLSLLHQLGVVDFPPE; translated from the coding sequence ATGTCCGATACGTCACTATCACCGCAAGAGGAAGAACACGAGCGAATCGCCCGGCGTATTCCGGAGACGGTCTTCGGAGACGGCGATCTCGACCTGCTCGACGAACTGTACGCGGAGGACGCCGTCGATCACAACGCTTTCGGGGACCAGCAGGGCCGCGAGGCGATTCGAGAGTCGTACGAAGCCTTTCTCCGGGCGTTTCCGGACGTCTCCCAGACCGTCGAGGACGTCGTCGTGGACGGCGACCGAGTCGCGATGTTCATCACGAGCCGAGGAACGCACGAAGGCGACCTCTGGGGAATCGAACCGACCGGAACAGAGATCGAGGTACAGCAGATGGCGTTCACCCGCATCGAGGACGGGCAAATCGCCGAACGATGGTTCCTCCCGGACAACCTGAGTCTCCTCCACCAACTCGGCGTCGTCGACTTCCCGCCGGAGTGA
- a CDS encoding helix-turn-helix domain-containing protein — translation MPKLRVKLDGMAVDGWLATISAAFPDAEFRILATQLRDEGALVILEVRTSDGDALVQRFENAPEVSSLEVVHTDEQMVLLRFVTRRSKSYNPLRRSKNVSLYPTILRDGWFTVMLVAPHERLSKYTDELAAAGIPYRILSLTQSADSRALLTDRQWEVIDEAIERGYYETPRECTVAELATALNVRRSSASRLLHRAESRIINEFVANTSGDSDR, via the coding sequence ATGCCGAAACTGCGAGTGAAACTCGACGGGATGGCGGTCGACGGATGGTTAGCGACGATCTCCGCTGCGTTTCCCGACGCCGAATTCCGGATCCTGGCGACCCAGTTACGCGACGAGGGCGCGCTCGTGATCCTCGAAGTGCGGACGTCGGACGGGGATGCGCTGGTCCAGCGGTTCGAAAACGCGCCCGAAGTCAGCTCTCTCGAAGTCGTTCACACCGACGAGCAGATGGTGCTGCTGCGATTCGTGACCCGGCGCTCGAAGTCGTATAACCCGCTGCGCAGATCGAAGAACGTCTCGCTCTATCCGACGATCCTCCGAGACGGGTGGTTTACCGTGATGCTAGTAGCCCCGCACGAACGGCTGTCGAAATACACGGACGAGTTAGCCGCGGCCGGCATTCCGTACCGAATCCTGTCATTGACCCAATCCGCCGATTCGAGAGCGCTCTTGACGGATCGCCAGTGGGAAGTCATCGACGAGGCGATCGAGCGCGGGTACTACGAGACTCCTCGGGAGTGTACGGTCGCCGAGTTGGCGACGGCGCTGAACGTCCGGAGATCGTCGGCGAGTAGGCTGCTACATCGCGCCGAGAGCCGGATCATCAACGAATTCGTCGCCAACACGTCCGGTGATTCCGATCGGTAG
- a CDS encoding metal ABC transporter ATP-binding protein, with protein sequence MTSVVSLENVTFAYSDQPAVRDVSLTVEEGDFLGLIGPNGSGKTTLLHLMLGLRSPDEGSIELFGRPVDEFDAGERIGYVSQQATNRGGTMPVTVREAVTMGRFAHAGLSRLTDDDREVVDEALETVNIAELADRRITDLSGGQRQRVYIARALASEADLLALDEPTVGVDAESRDAFYRLLDSLNASGITIILIEHDIGVVTDRADRIACINTELYHHGDTESFVDSDALAEAYGSTGQVVHHHH encoded by the coding sequence GTGACTTCCGTCGTCTCACTCGAAAACGTGACGTTCGCCTACAGCGACCAGCCGGCCGTACGAGACGTCTCGCTGACCGTCGAGGAGGGTGACTTCCTCGGGCTGATCGGCCCTAACGGCTCGGGGAAGACGACCCTCCTGCACCTCATGCTCGGCCTCCGCAGCCCCGACGAGGGCTCGATCGAACTGTTCGGCCGGCCCGTCGACGAGTTCGACGCGGGCGAGCGCATCGGCTACGTCTCCCAGCAGGCGACGAACCGGGGCGGAACGATGCCCGTCACCGTCCGCGAGGCGGTGACGATGGGCCGGTTCGCCCACGCGGGGCTGTCGCGGCTGACCGACGACGATCGCGAGGTCGTCGACGAGGCGCTCGAGACGGTGAACATCGCCGAGCTGGCCGATCGGCGGATCACCGACCTCTCGGGCGGACAGCGCCAACGCGTGTACATTGCCCGGGCGCTCGCCTCCGAGGCCGACCTGCTCGCGCTCGACGAGCCGACGGTCGGCGTCGACGCCGAGTCTCGGGACGCGTTCTACCGGCTGCTCGACTCGCTCAACGCGTCCGGGATCACGATCATCCTGATCGAACACGACATCGGCGTCGTCACCGATCGCGCCGATCGGATCGCCTGCATCAACACGGAACTGTACCACCACGGCGACACCGAGTCGTTCGTCGACAGCGACGCGCTCGCCGAAGCGTACGGCTCGACCGGACAGGTCGTCCACCACCACCACTAA